One segment of Rickettsiales bacterium Ac37b DNA contains the following:
- a CDS encoding Ankyrin repeat protein, with the protein MKDNNSLFQAFTNNNYPEIEKLLFSANAKELTNITFEDHANILHLAAEHGYDKLIPRIIELGIDKDSKNNNGETPLHYAAKEGKKKTIIKLLYEGANVNAEDHYRFTPLHYAVFRGKKENITILIENGADINIKTNNDITPLHYAAQAGNTEAINILIHKGTEVNSQTTTGEIPLHFAAETGEKEAIITLLNKGAIVDIRDNSNHTPIEVAQRNNYPDIATILIGELLITKLYHNKIDSEESYTEENVIQFLPRLEFLLKTKGLPSHLLIPNNIPEAIRLQIISFIEPFNNIEKNIHDAVEVHSAAILYKLYPEQFPSPLPYSHALKYKDYIINTKICNKLLESYEQNPQFKPVNFFNWIIGPANTNSVIEQLISCRKEVKNMFRSSDNIVLTQDQCKNLLSFKETFNSTETKAKFKNLPHMEPSNIITHPEKDLEHAIQKEPKTEQISETQTLSFQEKIALERISSEQPKMGTFILPRTNQNQR; encoded by the coding sequence ATGAAAGACAATAACTCTTTATTTCAAGCTTTTACTAATAACAATTATCCTGAAATTGAAAAACTGTTATTTTCAGCTAACGCTAAAGAACTTACAAATATTACCTTTGAGGATCATGCAAATATTTTACATCTAGCTGCAGAACATGGTTATGACAAGCTTATTCCTAGAATAATCGAGCTTGGAATTGATAAGGATAGCAAGAATAACAACGGAGAAACGCCTTTGCATTATGCGGCAAAGGAAGGAAAGAAAAAGACCATCATTAAATTACTTTATGAAGGAGCAAATGTTAATGCTGAAGATCATTATCGCTTCACTCCCCTGCACTATGCTGTCTTTCGTGGAAAGAAAGAAAATATTACTATATTAATTGAGAATGGCGCTGATATTAATATTAAAACTAACAACGATATAACCCCCCTACATTATGCGGCGCAGGCAGGAAATACAGAAGCGATTAATATATTAATTCACAAGGGTACAGAGGTAAATAGCCAAACTACAACTGGCGAAATTCCGCTACACTTTGCGGCAGAAACTGGTGAGAAAGAAGCTATTATAACTCTACTTAATAAAGGCGCCATAGTTGATATAAGAGATAATTCAAATCATACTCCTATAGAAGTTGCTCAAAGAAATAATTATCCGGACATTGCTACTATTTTAATTGGCGAATTGTTAATTACTAAATTATACCATAATAAAATAGACTCTGAAGAGAGTTATACTGAGGAAAATGTCATACAATTTTTACCAAGGTTAGAATTTTTATTAAAAACCAAAGGGTTACCGTCTCACTTACTTATTCCTAATAATATTCCTGAAGCTATAAGATTACAGATTATAAGCTTTATAGAACCATTTAACAATATAGAGAAAAACATACATGATGCTGTAGAAGTTCATTCTGCCGCTATTTTATATAAATTATATCCTGAACAATTTCCAAGTCCGCTGCCTTATTCTCATGCTTTAAAATATAAGGATTATATAATTAATACCAAAATATGTAATAAGCTATTAGAAAGCTATGAACAAAATCCACAGTTTAAGCCTGTTAATTTCTTTAATTGGATTATTGGTCCTGCAAATACTAACTCTGTCATAGAGCAATTAATTAGCTGTCGTAAAGAAGTTAAAAATATGTTCCGTAGTAGTGATAATATTGTCTTAACTCAAGATCAATGTAAGAACTTACTTTCTTTTAAGGAAACATTTAATTCTACTGAGACTAAAGCTAAATTCAAAAATCTACCTCATATGGAACCATCTAATATAATTACCCATCCAGAAAAAGACTTAGAACATGCTATTCAAAAAGAACCAAAAACTGAACAAATATCAGAAACTCAAACTCTGTCATTCCAAGAGAAAATTGCTTTAGAACGAATTTCATCTGAGCAACCTAAAATGGGTACATTCATTCTACCAAGAACGAACCAGAACCAGAGATGA
- a CDS encoding Ankyrin repeat protein — translation MVKKLKENNPLYQAFTNKNYPEIEKLLFSANAKELINITFEDHANILHLAANNDYHQIISRIIELGINVDSRNINGETPLHLAAERGNTETIITLVNNGASLGLPSRAGDTPLHYAALLGNKEATVALVNHDAIIEIQDDSNYTPIAIAQKYHHTEVKDILEEGLVVDRLRDSKIDFKINYADKNISEVLPRLEHLIKTDPSPSRLRNHNNIPQPIRLALSNNNQNFEKKADQTFSFAEREQERNKIAKAHER, via the coding sequence ATGGTAAAAAAATTGAAAGAAAATAATCCTCTATACCAAGCTTTTACTAATAAAAATTATCCTGAAATTGAAAAACTGTTATTTTCAGCTAACGCTAAAGAACTTATAAATATTACCTTTGAGGATCATGCAAATATTTTACATTTAGCTGCTAATAATGACTATCACCAAATCATATCTCGAATAATAGAGCTTGGTATTAATGTCGATAGCAGAAATATTAATGGTGAAACACCTTTACACTTAGCCGCAGAACGTGGAAATACAGAAACTATCATTACATTAGTTAATAATGGTGCAAGTCTTGGACTTCCTAGTCGTGCTGGCGATACTCCTTTACATTACGCTGCATTATTGGGAAACAAAGAGGCTACAGTAGCTTTAGTTAATCATGATGCTATAATTGAGATACAAGATGATTCAAATTATACTCCTATAGCAATTGCCCAAAAATACCACCATACAGAAGTTAAAGATATTTTGGAGGAGGGATTGGTAGTTGATCGATTACGTGATAGTAAAATAGACTTTAAAATAAATTACGCTGATAAAAATATAAGCGAAGTTTTACCTAGATTAGAGCATTTAATAAAAACCGATCCTTCACCTTCTCGTCTACGGAATCATAATAATATTCCTCAACCTATTAGATTAGCTTTATCGAACAATAACCAAAATTTTGAAAAAAAGGCAGATCAAACTTTCAGTTTTGCAGAAAGAGAGCAAGAGCGAAATAAAATAGCTAAAGCTCACGAGCGTTAA
- the dsbD gene encoding Thiol:disulfide interchange protein DsbD precursor, which translates to MHIVRKIIILLILFSVCLSHEIVNASNYVVGKWLNAPHSQLRLLTKELKIFEDNAHLNLELHFDIENDWYIYWYKDEKIGIPTSIKIIEPFLARITDINWPNPMLQVNNHGLTSHVYRNKVIIPISIIMPQTEVKDLQLAINYLVCGESCIPVMFDLKVDTLVNDITDQEFTVDNESYNYYQLLLVILTAFLGGVILNVMPCVLPVLSLKLLAIINHQNAANKLHQRLNFLASSIGIVMTFVGLGVFTILMSKLGKTVGWGIQFTNPLFIIFLVVIMMLFACNLLGVFSINISSKFLNYFPGFNPSNTNLTRQMMNNFASGVIATILATPCSAPFLGTAVSFALSQGSIEILIIFFSLGCGMALPYFILIIFPSCIKYLPKPGPWMLKVKYVLGILLLMTVLWLLYIVYIQLGIKAAIVLFLLCILFKFVLETNSFLLKYIPIKFLIAFLIMFYMFYIPMKIADYDSIHKDHIDLVWQEFNKDAILKLVANGNVVVVDITAEWCIICQMNKYTVLNREKLLEIFRDNKIVAMRANLTDKNRKEIMDYMKGYNRFGLPFNIVYGPRAIDGILLSELLTFHDLINAINQAKR; encoded by the coding sequence ATGCATATAGTAAGAAAAATAATTATTTTATTAATTTTATTTAGTGTTTGTTTGTCTCATGAGATAGTAAATGCTAGTAATTATGTAGTAGGTAAGTGGTTAAACGCTCCTCATTCGCAATTACGGTTATTAACCAAAGAATTAAAGATTTTTGAAGATAATGCACACCTTAATTTAGAGTTACATTTTGATATTGAAAATGATTGGTATATATATTGGTATAAAGATGAGAAAATAGGAATTCCTACTAGTATAAAAATTATTGAACCTTTCCTTGCGCGCATTACGGATATTAACTGGCCTAATCCTATGTTACAAGTGAATAACCATGGTTTGACAAGTCATGTATATCGTAATAAGGTTATTATTCCCATTTCTATTATAATGCCTCAAACCGAAGTAAAAGATTTGCAATTAGCTATAAATTACTTGGTATGTGGTGAAAGTTGTATACCTGTAATGTTTGATTTAAAAGTTGATACGTTAGTTAATGATATCACTGATCAAGAATTTACTGTTGATAATGAATCATATAATTATTACCAACTCCTTTTGGTTATATTGACAGCCTTTTTAGGTGGAGTTATTTTAAATGTTATGCCTTGTGTACTACCCGTATTGTCATTAAAGCTACTGGCTATTATTAATCATCAAAATGCTGCTAATAAGTTACATCAAAGGCTAAATTTTCTTGCCTCTTCTATTGGGATTGTTATGACTTTTGTAGGACTTGGAGTTTTTACAATTTTAATGTCAAAATTAGGTAAAACAGTTGGTTGGGGAATACAATTTACTAACCCTCTATTTATAATTTTTTTAGTAGTAATCATGATGTTGTTTGCTTGTAATTTATTAGGAGTATTTTCTATTAATATTTCAAGCAAATTCCTTAATTATTTCCCAGGATTTAATCCCTCTAATACTAATCTTACCAGGCAAATGATGAATAATTTTGCTAGCGGAGTAATAGCTACTATTTTAGCTACACCTTGCAGCGCTCCTTTTCTTGGGACTGCAGTTAGTTTTGCATTATCTCAAGGCTCTATTGAAATATTAATTATATTTTTTAGTTTAGGGTGTGGGATGGCTTTACCCTATTTTATATTAATTATTTTTCCAAGCTGCATAAAATATTTACCTAAGCCTGGCCCATGGATGCTAAAAGTCAAATATGTTCTGGGTATCTTATTATTAATGACAGTTTTATGGTTATTATATATTGTATATATTCAGTTAGGAATTAAAGCGGCAATAGTGCTATTCTTATTATGTATATTATTTAAATTTGTATTGGAAACTAATAGCTTTTTATTAAAATATATACCAATCAAATTTTTAATAGCTTTCTTAATAATGTTTTATATGTTTTATATACCCATGAAAATAGCGGATTATGATTCTATACATAAAGATCATATAGATCTTGTATGGCAGGAATTTAATAAAGATGCTATACTAAAGCTCGTTGCAAATGGTAATGTAGTAGTTGTAGATATCACTGCTGAATGGTGTATTATATGCCAGATGAATAAATATACTGTTTTAAACCGAGAAAAGCTTTTAGAAATATTTAGAGATAATAAAATTGTTGCTATGAGAGCAAATTTGACAGATAAGAATCGTAAAGAGATTATGGATTATATGAAAGGCTATAATAGATTTGGATTACCATTTAATATAGTATATGGCCCCCGTGCTATTGATGGTATATTATTATCTGAATTATTAACATTCCATGATTTAATAAATGCTATTAATCAGGCCAAAAGATAA
- the ffh gene encoding Signal recognition particle protein, whose protein sequence is MFESLGNNFTKIFDKLTKRGILSQDDIDNTMREIRIALLEADVALPVVKDFIAKVKEKILGQEIVKSVSPGQMVIKLVQDHLIEALGSDFAELQLNATPPVFIMFVGLQGSGKTTTSAKLALRLKQKLKKKILLTSLDIYRPAAQQQLEILAKQAEVDSLPIIEGESPSAITKRCIKIANNEGYDIVILDTAGRLHIDDSLMQELNDIKTLVNPKEILLVVDSMTGQDAVNVAQGFHETLQLTGLILTRVDGDSRGGAALSLKSITNCPIKFLGVGEKLTELEEFYPDRIASRILDKGDVISLVERAAQIVDQKEAEQLTKKLSKGNFDLNDLASQIKNINKIGGLSAILTMLPGVKKIKDQISNANINEKALARQLAIIYSMTPHERSNPKILNASRKRRIALGSGMTVQDVNRLLKQYYEMSNMVKKFGKMDKSALLRGGLGKIFS, encoded by the coding sequence ATGTTTGAATCTTTAGGTAATAATTTTACAAAGATTTTTGATAAGCTTACAAAACGTGGAATATTATCGCAAGATGATATTGATAACACAATGCGCGAGATACGTATAGCCTTGCTTGAGGCTGATGTTGCTTTGCCAGTTGTTAAGGATTTTATTGCCAAGGTAAAAGAAAAAATTCTTGGTCAAGAAATTGTAAAATCTGTATCTCCAGGACAGATGGTAATTAAATTAGTGCAAGATCATTTAATCGAAGCCTTAGGTAGTGATTTTGCTGAGCTACAATTAAATGCTACACCACCAGTGTTTATTATGTTTGTAGGGCTACAAGGTTCTGGTAAAACCACCACAAGTGCTAAGCTTGCTCTCCGCCTAAAACAAAAGCTCAAGAAAAAAATATTACTCACGTCTTTAGATATATATCGTCCTGCAGCACAGCAACAGCTAGAAATCTTAGCAAAGCAGGCAGAAGTAGACTCTCTGCCAATTATAGAGGGAGAGTCTCCGTCTGCTATTACCAAAAGATGTATAAAAATTGCTAATAACGAAGGGTATGATATTGTCATTTTAGATACTGCTGGTAGATTACATATTGATGATTCTTTAATGCAGGAGCTAAATGATATTAAAACTCTTGTTAATCCAAAAGAAATTTTGTTAGTAGTAGATTCTATGACCGGCCAAGATGCTGTAAATGTAGCGCAAGGTTTTCATGAAACATTACAATTAACAGGTTTGATCTTAACTAGGGTTGATGGTGATAGCAGAGGAGGGGCTGCATTAAGTTTAAAATCTATTACTAACTGCCCAATTAAATTTTTAGGAGTAGGTGAAAAACTAACAGAATTAGAGGAATTTTATCCCGATCGAATTGCCTCAAGAATTTTAGATAAGGGTGATGTAATCTCCTTAGTAGAGCGTGCGGCCCAAATAGTAGATCAAAAAGAAGCTGAGCAATTAACTAAAAAATTGAGTAAAGGTAACTTTGATTTAAATGATTTAGCATCGCAAATAAAAAATATTAATAAAATTGGGGGATTGTCAGCAATTTTAACTATGTTACCTGGAGTTAAAAAAATTAAAGATCAGATTTCGAATGCCAATATTAACGAAAAAGCCTTAGCAAGACAACTAGCAATAATTTATTCAATGACTCCACATGAAAGAAGCAATCCTAAAATCTTGAATGCATCACGTAAGCGTCGTATCGCTTTAGGATCAGGCATGACAGTTCAAGATGTGAATAGGTTGTTAAAACAATATTATGAAATGAGTAATATGGTCAAAAAATTTGGTAAAATGGATAAAAGTGCTTTATTACGTGGTGGATTAGGTAAAATTTTTTCTTGA
- the pld_1 gene encoding Phospholipase D precursor has product MSKRKLAYRSKVRNITFSLIVGIMIGIAACNPLPSFTHNNTISQPIRIPTCFTPPSGCSKVIIETINKATKSIYVQAYGFTDVGIADSLISAYNRGVKVAILLDKSNLYSKYSQMPKVKEAGIDVSIDYVPGIAHNKVMIIDQHTVITGSFNFSKNADLKNAENVIIINDSAVAKQYFQNWLSRKQAGSKTIIKIRDVQ; this is encoded by the coding sequence ATGAGTAAAAGAAAACTAGCCTATAGATCTAAAGTACGTAATATTACTTTTTCTCTTATTGTAGGAATAATGATAGGAATAGCAGCATGTAATCCATTACCAAGTTTTACCCATAATAATACTATAAGCCAGCCTATCAGAATTCCTACATGTTTCACTCCCCCATCTGGCTGCAGCAAAGTAATAATTGAAACTATAAATAAGGCTACTAAAAGTATTTACGTTCAAGCATATGGATTTACTGATGTAGGTATAGCAGATTCTTTAATCTCTGCTTATAATCGAGGTGTAAAGGTGGCAATATTACTAGATAAAAGCAACCTATATTCTAAATATTCACAAATGCCTAAAGTAAAAGAAGCTGGCATTGATGTATCGATAGATTATGTACCGGGTATTGCTCATAATAAAGTAATGATTATTGATCAGCATACTGTCATTACTGGCAGCTTTAATTTTAGTAAGAATGCTGATCTTAAGAATGCAGAAAATGTTATAATTATCAATGATTCAGCTGTAGCTAAGCAATATTTCCAGAATTGGCTATCTAGAAAACAGGCGGGTAGTAAAACTATTATAAAGATTAGGGATGTTCAATAA
- the dksA gene encoding RNA polymerase-binding transcription factor DksA, translated as MPKIDLPEGYKPSEDEDYMNPMQLEYFRQKLLSWKEDILNGSRETLEHLREENWHEPDFNDRASVESEAALELRTRDRDRKLLDKIEDALLRVDTGQYGYCEETGEQIGLRRLEARPIATLSIDAQEKHERHENQYNEDDYDD; from the coding sequence ATGCCAAAAATAGATTTGCCTGAAGGATATAAGCCAAGTGAAGATGAAGATTATATGAATCCAATGCAACTTGAATATTTTAGACAGAAATTATTATCTTGGAAAGAAGATATATTAAATGGTTCAAGAGAAACTTTAGAACATTTACGCGAAGAAAATTGGCATGAACCAGATTTTAATGATCGTGCTTCGGTTGAAAGTGAAGCAGCTCTCGAACTAAGAACCAGAGATAGAGATCGTAAATTACTTGATAAAATTGAAGATGCTTTATTACGTGTAGACACAGGACAATACGGCTATTGCGAAGAAACTGGAGAACAAATAGGATTAAGAAGGCTTGAAGCTCGCCCCATTGCAACTTTAAGTATAGATGCTCAGGAAAAACATGAGCGCCATGAAAACCAGTATAATGAAGATGATTATGACGATTAA
- the prfA gene encoding Peptide chain release factor 1 produces MNETNFENNLKRIIIRYEELGNKLSSDSLNPASNEYIQYSREYAELTPVVAKISEFNQLKKNIAELTEMTQNVQDDEELFELAEEELKTAKIALPKLELEVKLALLPKDKDDEKNAILEVRAGTGGEEAALFASELFYMYQRYADKKGWKFEVLSLSDTGIGGYKEAQALISGNGVFSKLKFESGVHRVQRVPATEAGGRVHTSAATVAVLPEAEEIDISIEEKDLRIDVFRASGPGGQSVNTTDSAVRIVHIPTGIVVQQQDEKSQHKNKAKALKILRARLYEAERMAKESARAAQRKGQVGSGDRSERIRTYNFPQSRVTDHRINLTSYQMDDIINEGKLDEFVDALVSADEAARLSENID; encoded by the coding sequence ATGAATGAAACTAATTTTGAGAATAATTTAAAAAGAATTATAATACGCTATGAAGAATTGGGAAATAAATTATCCAGTGATAGCTTAAATCCAGCAAGTAATGAATATATCCAATATTCTAGGGAGTATGCAGAGCTTACGCCAGTAGTAGCAAAAATATCTGAATTTAATCAGCTTAAGAAAAATATTGCTGAATTAACTGAAATGACCCAAAATGTTCAGGATGATGAAGAGTTATTTGAACTTGCCGAAGAAGAATTAAAAACAGCAAAAATTGCTTTGCCTAAGCTAGAGCTGGAGGTTAAATTAGCTCTTTTGCCAAAAGATAAAGATGATGAAAAAAATGCTATACTCGAAGTACGGGCTGGTACGGGCGGGGAAGAAGCCGCTCTATTTGCGTCAGAATTATTTTATATGTATCAAAGATATGCTGATAAAAAAGGATGGAAATTTGAAGTATTATCTTTAAGTGATACAGGTATAGGTGGTTATAAAGAAGCACAAGCCTTAATTTCAGGAAATGGCGTGTTTTCAAAGTTAAAATTTGAATCAGGGGTACATCGTGTACAAAGAGTTCCTGCAACCGAAGCTGGGGGTAGGGTACATACCTCTGCAGCTACTGTTGCTGTACTTCCTGAAGCTGAAGAAATTGATATCAGTATCGAGGAAAAAGACTTACGTATAGATGTATTTAGGGCAAGTGGTCCTGGAGGGCAATCGGTTAATACCACAGATAGCGCAGTTAGAATAGTACATATACCTACCGGTATAGTTGTACAACAGCAAGATGAAAAATCTCAACATAAAAATAAAGCTAAAGCCCTCAAAATATTAAGAGCTAGACTGTATGAAGCGGAGCGTATGGCAAAAGAGTCGGCACGTGCTGCTCAAAGAAAAGGACAAGTCGGTTCTGGAGATAGATCTGAAAGAATTCGTACCTATAATTTTCCTCAAAGCAGAGTAACCGATCATCGCATTAACCTTACATCTTATCAAATGGATGATATTATTAATGAAGGTAAGTTAGATGAGTTTGTAGATGCCTTAGTGTCCGCTGATGAAGCAGCACGTTTATCTGAAAATATAGACTAA
- a CDS encoding Ankyrin repeat protein, with the protein MLTLQEKEFLDAVRTGNISKLEAMLQLSPQLIIIKNNHGFTAMHFAAQGGQNVTIEFLVSKGLKLDDKTNAGATAMHLAAHGGHNHTIEFLEKKGLKLDDKTNHGSTTMHFAAQGGHNNTIEFLVSKGLKLDDKTNDGSTAMHYAAHGGHNHTIEFLEKKGLNIEEKENYGNTPLSLAIQLKQVHTVQFLQAKIAARQLSTSAISSTSNINNLHSGNHTTIQPNLSSSNNNNAPANLIKQIQDLTNDNEKLKKSNRNNEALLIEKDLEILQLKSKLEFAEQLLNRYMGNTLAFTQTPIHEKNTTTTTTTSALPDQFREVNNK; encoded by the coding sequence ATGTTAACATTACAAGAAAAAGAATTTTTAGATGCAGTACGAACAGGCAATATAAGTAAATTAGAAGCTATGCTTCAATTGTCTCCACAGCTAATTATCATAAAAAATAATCATGGATTTACAGCAATGCACTTTGCTGCTCAGGGTGGCCAGAATGTAACTATAGAGTTTTTAGTTTCAAAAGGTTTAAAGCTAGATGACAAAACTAACGCTGGAGCTACAGCAATGCACCTTGCTGCTCATGGTGGCCATAATCATACTATAGAGTTTTTAGAAAAAAAAGGCTTAAAGCTAGATGACAAAACTAACCATGGATCTACAACAATGCACTTTGCTGCTCAGGGCGGCCATAATAATACTATAGAGTTTTTAGTTTCAAAAGGTTTAAAGCTAGATGACAAAACTAACGATGGATCTACAGCAATGCACTATGCTGCTCATGGTGGCCATAATCATACTATAGAGTTTTTAGAAAAAAAAGGCTTAAATATAGAGGAAAAAGAGAATTATGGAAATACACCTTTATCTCTTGCTATTCAACTTAAGCAAGTCCATACAGTACAATTTTTACAAGCAAAAATAGCAGCAAGACAGCTATCTACATCCGCAATATCTTCTACTTCTAATATTAACAATCTTCATTCTGGAAATCATACTACTATTCAACCTAATTTATCTTCTTCTAATAACAATAACGCACCTGCAAATTTAATAAAACAAATTCAAGATTTAACTAATGATAATGAGAAACTAAAAAAATCTAACCGTAATAATGAAGCATTGTTAATAGAAAAAGATTTAGAAATATTACAATTAAAATCTAAATTAGAGTTTGCAGAACAATTACTTAATCGATATATGGGTAATACTCTTGCATTCACTCAAACACCAATTCATGAAAAAAATACTACTACCACAACCACCACTTCAGCTCTTCCCGATCAATTCAGAGAAGTAAATAATAAATAA
- the maeA gene encoding putative NAD-dependent malic enzyme 2, with amino-acid sequence MLERKNLRLEGLLPPGVMTLELQIMRMVNSLDKLNDNLQKYLMLSDLQTRNETLFYAVLRSNPAKFIPLIYTPTVGEACQKFDHIFHSSRGLYIPINAKGRVKELIANWPTKEVRFIVATDGERILGLGDLGVGGMGISIGKLGLYTLCSGIPPKYCMPVMFDVGTNNQSLLNDPLYLGLKQPRVRDEEYMLFIEEFVESVQEFFPDCCIQWEDFANFNAYSILNRFKEKICSYNDDIQGTAAAALAGIFAALKISKKTLNEQKFLFMGAGAAATGIASLIAESMVLEGMEIREAQERNILYDINGLITKSRSDITEFQKPFAHDIPSIDTFIDAINLLKPTGIIGVSTVPKLFNQQVIEAMAKINERPIIFPYSNPTSCSECTAEEAYKWSNGRAIFASGSPFPEVSLNGKVFIPGQGNNIYIFPAMGMAIFITKAKRVTQEMFIVAAKAVAELVTEDNLKSGCIYPPMEQIITTSLYVASSIANYIVKHNLASIDMPEEIDKYIMKNFYVPHY; translated from the coding sequence TTGTTAGAACGTAAAAATTTAAGGTTAGAAGGATTATTACCACCAGGCGTTATGACTTTAGAATTACAAATTATGCGTATGGTTAATTCATTAGATAAATTAAATGATAATCTTCAAAAATATTTAATGCTTTCTGATCTACAAACCCGTAATGAAACTTTATTTTATGCTGTACTCCGTTCTAATCCGGCAAAATTTATTCCCCTTATATACACTCCTACGGTAGGTGAAGCATGTCAAAAATTTGATCATATTTTTCATAGTTCTAGAGGTTTATATATCCCAATTAATGCCAAAGGAAGAGTAAAAGAATTGATAGCAAATTGGCCAACAAAGGAAGTAAGGTTTATCGTTGCAACTGATGGGGAAAGAATACTTGGCTTAGGAGATTTAGGAGTAGGGGGAATGGGTATTTCTATTGGAAAATTAGGATTATATACTTTATGTTCGGGTATTCCTCCAAAATATTGTATGCCAGTAATGTTTGATGTTGGAACAAACAACCAATCACTTTTAAACGATCCTCTTTATCTTGGATTAAAACAACCTCGAGTCAGAGATGAAGAATATATGCTATTTATCGAAGAATTTGTTGAATCAGTGCAGGAATTTTTTCCAGATTGTTGTATCCAATGGGAAGATTTTGCCAATTTCAATGCTTATTCTATACTTAATAGATTTAAGGAGAAAATATGTAGTTATAATGATGATATACAAGGAACAGCTGCAGCTGCTCTGGCAGGAATATTCGCCGCTTTAAAAATTTCTAAAAAAACTTTGAATGAGCAAAAATTTCTATTTATGGGGGCAGGGGCTGCAGCAACGGGTATAGCATCTCTTATTGCTGAAAGTATGGTTTTAGAGGGAATGGAGATTAGAGAAGCTCAAGAAAGAAATATTTTATATGATATAAATGGACTAATTACTAAATCACGTTCTGACATAACAGAATTTCAAAAACCTTTTGCTCACGATATACCAAGTATAGATACATTTATAGATGCTATAAATCTATTAAAACCCACAGGTATTATAGGAGTTAGCACAGTACCTAAACTATTTAATCAACAGGTTATAGAAGCTATGGCAAAAATTAACGAACGTCCTATTATTTTTCCATATTCTAACCCTACCTCATGTTCTGAATGTACTGCTGAAGAAGCCTATAAATGGTCAAATGGTAGAGCTATATTTGCTAGTGGTAGTCCTTTTCCGGAGGTATCCTTAAATGGTAAAGTTTTTATTCCTGGACAAGGAAATAATATCTATATATTTCCTGCAATGGGAATGGCTATTTTTATTACTAAAGCTAAGAGAGTTACACAAGAAATGTTTATTGTGGCGGCAAAGGCTGTAGCTGAATTAGTCACAGAAGATAACTTAAAATCAGGGTGTATTTATCCTCCTATGGAACAGATCATTACAACATCTCTCTATGTAGCTTCGAGTATTGCTAATTATATTGTTAAACACAACTTAGCATCAATTGATATGCCCGAAGAAATTGATAAATATATAATGAAGAACTTTTATGTTCCTCATTATTAA